A region from the Vibrio sp. SS-MA-C1-2 genome encodes:
- a CDS encoding carbohydrate porin, producing the protein MKILNKVKYSSYILGATLFSGSLFADQLLPIPKYDGDITDRGYLLGDLGGYRTKLADKGVQIDFSTTSVLQGITDGGVSQGSEVGTSYDFLMNIDLMKMGLVPGGLITMRLEGDSGSSINSASGNWPTMAPNYNAIMPLTDMPGDDSNTFDLTTLTYTQFLSEKFGVFIGRFDNNHQAYMQEFAGGGQKVGERGFMNMSLALNPIVANLQPYTTALGGGAFYQFTDKSSLTVIVQDARESSSELGLDQLGEAGYNVYVGYYQQYQISDKPGGLFLAGFYNNNATLPVVSGRKGSRLDNGMSIDRTETKREGSAVAFNLWQYVSLFDQNYDGSALNLTDNTPDLKGIGVFVQGGMADPDISLQKWNIALGVGGKGLFDSRPNDTFGIGYYYNAMNDSKVLMGNDYLQVIEDSRDNQHGWELYYDFAVTPWLSITPDIQFNSSDSIGVDDSTILGLRVNITY; encoded by the coding sequence ATGAAAATTTTAAATAAAGTAAAATATAGTTCTTATATATTAGGGGCTACATTATTCTCTGGCTCTTTATTTGCTGACCAATTATTACCTATTCCAAAGTATGATGGTGATATTACTGATCGAGGTTATTTGTTAGGTGACCTTGGCGGTTACAGAACTAAGCTTGCAGATAAAGGCGTTCAAATAGATTTTTCTACTACCTCTGTTTTGCAAGGAATAACAGATGGTGGAGTGAGCCAAGGCAGTGAAGTCGGTACAAGTTACGACTTTTTAATGAATATTGATTTGATGAAGATGGGATTAGTTCCTGGTGGATTAATTACCATGCGATTAGAAGGCGATAGTGGTAGCTCGATTAATTCAGCTTCAGGTAACTGGCCAACCATGGCGCCAAATTACAATGCCATCATGCCGTTAACCGATATGCCTGGCGATGATAGTAATACTTTTGATCTGACAACACTTACATATACCCAGTTTTTATCAGAGAAATTTGGTGTTTTTATTGGTCGTTTTGATAATAACCATCAAGCCTACATGCAAGAATTTGCCGGTGGCGGCCAGAAGGTTGGCGAACGCGGCTTTATGAATATGTCGTTGGCATTAAATCCAATTGTTGCCAATTTACAGCCTTATACGACGGCTTTAGGTGGCGGTGCTTTTTATCAATTTACTGATAAATCAAGCTTAACTGTTATTGTCCAAGATGCACGAGAAAGTTCCAGTGAATTGGGATTAGATCAACTTGGAGAGGCTGGATACAATGTCTATGTGGGTTATTATCAGCAATATCAAATCAGTGACAAACCCGGCGGCCTATTTTTAGCGGGATTCTACAATAATAACGCCACCTTACCGGTTGTTTCAGGTAGAAAAGGTTCTCGTCTTGACAATGGTATGTCAATTGACCGTACAGAAACAAAACGTGAAGGCAGTGCAGTTGCTTTTAACCTATGGCAATACGTTTCCCTGTTTGATCAAAATTATGATGGTTCAGCACTTAATTTAACCGATAATACTCCAGACCTAAAAGGTATTGGTGTCTTTGTTCAAGGTGGTATGGCAGATCCTGATATTAGCTTACAAAAATGGAACATTGCTTTAGGTGTCGGTGGTAAAGGGCTTTTTGATAGTCGACCAAATGATACTTTCGGTATCGGTTATTATTATAATGCCATGAATGATTCAAAAGTATTGATGGGTAATGACTATTTACAAGTGATTGAAGATTCAAGAGATAACCAACACGGTTGGGAGCTTTATTACGACTTTGCCGTCACACCTTGGTTAAGCATAACACCAGATATTCAATTTAACTCATCAGATAGTATCGGAGTCGATGATAGCACTATCTTAGGTTTAAGAGTCAATATCACGTATTAA
- a CDS encoding thiamine pyrophosphate-binding protein, with product MKITISDYLLTRLKELNVNKAFGIPGDYVLPFFDRLIDGEHGVEHVLSRNELNGTYAADGYAKVNGFGAMAVTFGVGSLSTVNAVAGAYSDDTPLIVICGAPATPVLNTPTDKLYHHVVGNDFDTSLKVFENITIASERIMTAESAPVIIDTMLRKAYQMKKPIYLELPYDIQTTMIDAPTSELDLMLNQSSQHNLNIALDAAKSIIMASKTRSIVTGHQLQREEMIDEGLQLVERLNAAVATTFTCKMGVFEDHPNAVGIYMGKVCEPYTNEMVEGADVAITLGVSNNEFDTGVFSSEIGHEEGKHRITIEQNRVVIDQTVYDNVFLREFLPQLLDSLVDVTEGVLNLEDRRKFAFEHKDKFEATDAALTIDRLFIQFSNYLKPGDLFYADTGGFINSSQAEFPSDIVMHGCGNWGSLGAGFGMFCGAVFTEKADTSRLVTIQGEGAFNMSAQELSNLIEYKKDAVIFILDNSGYGAERAIHPGKQRSYNDIPVWNYEELGVAFGGTKGVDTDGFIVRTEKEMEATLTALENPKGVNIVRVMLDPWDSASFNIRFSQLLRH from the coding sequence ATGAAAATCACAATTTCAGATTATTTATTAACTCGTCTAAAAGAACTTAATGTCAACAAAGCGTTTGGTATTCCAGGCGATTACGTATTACCTTTCTTTGACCGTTTAATTGATGGCGAGCACGGTGTTGAACACGTATTAAGTCGAAACGAATTAAATGGCACTTACGCTGCAGATGGATATGCAAAAGTAAACGGCTTTGGTGCAATGGCAGTGACGTTTGGTGTTGGCTCATTAAGTACGGTTAATGCCGTTGCAGGTGCCTATTCAGATGATACTCCACTGATTGTTATTTGTGGCGCACCAGCAACGCCAGTGCTAAATACACCAACCGATAAACTTTACCATCATGTTGTTGGCAATGACTTTGATACTAGTTTAAAAGTATTTGAAAACATCACCATTGCCAGTGAACGTATTATGACGGCTGAATCAGCACCGGTGATTATCGATACCATGCTCCGTAAAGCGTATCAAATGAAAAAGCCTATTTACTTAGAGCTGCCTTATGATATTCAGACAACCATGATTGACGCACCGACCAGCGAACTTGATCTTATGTTGAATCAGTCATCTCAGCATAATTTAAATATCGCTCTCGATGCCGCTAAATCAATCATTATGGCAAGTAAAACACGCTCAATCGTTACAGGTCATCAATTACAACGTGAAGAGATGATTGATGAAGGGTTACAGTTAGTTGAACGATTAAATGCCGCTGTCGCAACGACCTTTACTTGTAAAATGGGCGTATTTGAAGATCACCCAAATGCAGTGGGTATCTACATGGGTAAAGTGTGTGAACCGTACACCAATGAGATGGTTGAAGGTGCCGATGTGGCTATTACATTGGGTGTGTCAAATAATGAGTTTGATACTGGGGTATTCTCTTCAGAAATTGGGCATGAAGAAGGTAAACACCGCATCACCATCGAACAAAACCGTGTTGTGATTGATCAAACAGTTTATGACAATGTCTTTTTACGTGAATTCTTACCTCAATTATTGGATTCATTAGTCGATGTCACTGAAGGTGTATTAAACCTTGAAGATCGTCGTAAATTTGCTTTTGAGCACAAAGATAAATTTGAAGCAACCGACGCGGCACTAACCATTGACCGTCTGTTCATACAGTTTTCTAACTACCTGAAACCTGGCGATCTATTTTATGCTGATACCGGTGGTTTCATTAACAGTTCACAAGCTGAATTCCCATCAGACATTGTGATGCACGGCTGTGGTAACTGGGGGTCATTAGGCGCTGGATTTGGTATGTTCTGTGGTGCTGTATTTACAGAAAAAGCCGATACAAGCCGTCTGGTCACGATTCAAGGCGAAGGGGCATTTAATATGTCAGCGCAAGAGCTATCAAACCTCATTGAATATAAGAAAGATGCGGTTATCTTTATCCTTGATAATTCAGGTTATGGCGCAGAGCGTGCTATTCACCCAGGAAAGCAACGTTCATACAATGATATTCCAGTATGGAATTATGAAGAACTGGGTGTTGCATTTGGTGGTACAAAAGGGGTAGATACTGATGGCTTTATTGTTCGTACCGAAAAAGAGATGGAAGCGACATTAACAGCATTAGAAAATCCAAAAGGCGTGAATATTGTTCGAGTGATGCTAGACCCTTGGGATTCTGCATCATTTAACATTCGTTTTAGCCAGTTACTACGTCACTAA
- a CDS encoding HlyD family secretion protein, whose amino-acid sequence MKKLLNIALPILLIAAVFFVGNKAWNLYMNTPWTRDGRVQVEIVQVTPEVNGKVKRLYITDNQEVNKGDLLLEIDQTDYVLALEKAKLNAESLEIQLETAKDTYERDLKTKEFVSAKQLIDDKFNVKQLNASLKQAKVEINNAEVDLKRTKIYAIEDGYITNLNLRQGNYVSVGKPLFALVEEKTFYLTGYFTETSVGHIEIGQKAKASLMINDQTVNLRVSGIGRAIVDQSADNSGLVSNVNPTVPWVRLSQRIPVRFEIVDDISTLRLASGSTATISIEE is encoded by the coding sequence ATGAAAAAGTTATTAAATATCGCTTTACCAATCCTATTAATTGCAGCTGTATTTTTTGTTGGAAATAAAGCTTGGAACCTCTACATGAATACACCATGGACCAGAGATGGCCGTGTTCAAGTTGAAATTGTTCAAGTTACACCTGAAGTTAATGGCAAAGTTAAAAGACTATATATCACTGATAATCAAGAAGTAAATAAAGGTGACTTACTTCTTGAAATCGATCAAACCGATTATGTATTAGCATTAGAAAAAGCCAAGTTAAATGCAGAGTCTCTAGAGATACAATTAGAAACGGCAAAAGATACGTATGAGAGAGATTTAAAAACAAAAGAGTTCGTGTCGGCAAAACAATTAATTGACGATAAGTTCAACGTTAAACAATTAAATGCAAGCTTAAAACAGGCTAAAGTTGAAATAAATAATGCTGAGGTTGATCTTAAGCGTACCAAAATTTATGCCATTGAAGATGGATATATTACTAACCTTAACTTACGCCAAGGCAATTATGTCTCTGTCGGAAAACCTCTTTTTGCTTTAGTTGAAGAAAAAACATTTTATTTAACCGGTTATTTTACTGAAACATCGGTGGGTCACATCGAAATAGGACAGAAAGCAAAAGCAAGTCTAATGATCAATGATCAAACCGTTAACTTGAGAGTCTCTGGTATTGGTCGTGCCATCGTAGATCAAAGTGCAGATAACTCAGGTTTAGTCTCAAATGTTAACCCAACCGTTCCTTGGGTAAGATTAAGTCAACGAATTCCAGTTCGCTTCGAGATTGTTGACGATATCAGTACACTACGATTAGCTTCAGGATCAACTGCAACCATCTCTATTGAGGAGTAA
- a CDS encoding FUSC family protein, with protein sequence MLVINYLREIDSPNLKKAFMVSTAMIITWLLCIQQGSGYVSAGVMSAAMFMAEKNSGSRFNRVLSRSVATILGGATVLFIGEFALVDAFVFNTLVIVIVALFTFLAALNKGLNPYIAYVFAMAGLTVCFTGFPTTYNPSLISLWNNTLPRLMGMFVAIIVAEVVSGIFTRGKPNNEFAIKEQQQKNLIRQLMRKPLYMGDDKTQFFTKLSADAKALYLQYADIRTLAYLLSNKFDIKKQGYLYILQFIKQTNTLNNLLDSELSEQDKIKFNLYFSLMNKAQSVEKTITDLKREFTFSLKAQQHLEMFLDTASQIQKLENNQKPKEIFQTLNWKLAFKNSLRCFLTLMIISFFWFSSDWYKGANTMMLAGTLCVMFSALPIPGKAGSMLFFAGHFLCVIVAYILEFFIMPGVIHPSVLFAVVGVYLMITTYKMNTIKGPLSMIFFFMMLFWPAYTDLANIPGFNEESFINTAIANLLAALIFRFMFEVIKE encoded by the coding sequence ATGCTAGTGATTAATTATCTACGTGAGATTGACTCTCCTAATCTGAAAAAGGCCTTTATGGTTTCCACTGCGATGATTATCACTTGGTTACTATGCATTCAACAAGGATCAGGGTATGTCTCAGCAGGTGTGATGTCAGCAGCGATGTTTATGGCTGAAAAAAATAGTGGTAGTCGCTTTAATCGTGTCTTATCTCGTTCCGTTGCAACGATATTAGGTGGCGCTACCGTTCTATTTATTGGTGAGTTTGCTTTAGTTGATGCTTTTGTTTTCAATACCCTTGTGATTGTTATTGTTGCTCTATTTACATTTCTAGCGGCCTTGAATAAAGGATTAAATCCATATATTGCTTATGTTTTTGCGATGGCAGGATTAACCGTTTGCTTTACTGGCTTTCCAACGACGTATAATCCATCATTAATCTCACTTTGGAATAATACACTACCTCGATTAATGGGAATGTTTGTTGCTATTATTGTTGCAGAGGTTGTTTCTGGAATATTCACTCGTGGTAAACCAAATAATGAATTCGCCATTAAAGAACAACAGCAAAAGAATTTAATTCGCCAGTTAATGAGAAAGCCTCTCTACATGGGTGATGATAAAACACAGTTTTTTACTAAGTTAAGTGCTGATGCAAAAGCCCTTTATCTTCAATATGCAGATATACGCACCTTAGCTTATTTATTGAGTAATAAATTTGATATAAAAAAACAGGGTTACCTCTATATATTGCAATTTATTAAGCAAACTAACACCTTAAATAATCTATTAGACTCTGAACTTTCAGAACAAGATAAAATTAAATTTAACCTTTATTTTTCTTTAATGAATAAGGCACAAAGTGTAGAAAAAACCATAACAGATCTAAAGCGTGAATTTACGTTTAGCCTTAAAGCTCAACAACACTTAGAAATGTTTCTCGATACGGCAAGTCAAATTCAAAAGTTAGAAAATAATCAGAAACCTAAAGAGATATTTCAAACATTAAATTGGAAATTAGCCTTTAAAAATAGTTTACGTTGCTTTTTAACTTTGATGATCATTTCTTTCTTTTGGTTTAGCAGTGATTGGTATAAAGGGGCGAATACCATGATGCTAGCTGGTACATTATGTGTCATGTTCTCCGCTCTCCCTATCCCGGGTAAAGCAGGTTCAATGCTCTTTTTTGCTGGTCATTTTTTATGTGTTATTGTCGCTTATATTTTGGAATTTTTCATCATGCCGGGAGTGATTCACCCTAGCGTTCTATTTGCTGTTGTTGGTGTTTATTTGATGATCACGACTTATAAGATGAATACCATAAAAGGCCCATTATCAATGATATTCTTCTTTATGATGTTATTTTGGCCTGCCTATACCGATTTAGCGAATATCCCAGGCTTTAATGAAGAGAGTTTTATTAATACGGCAATTGCAAACTTATTAGCCGCTCTAATATTTCGTTTTATGTTTGAAGTTATAAAGGAATAA
- the tolC gene encoding outer membrane channel protein TolC, protein MMKIKSILLFSLFGLLSNNTYAQNLSTIYNQAKETNPELLQAKATKQSAFEAINESRAALLPQINLDAGFNFIRSDQQGGDLNTSNLGVTLNQSIYNRANWINLDIAALNAQASDTNYASAQQELMLNTVSAYFDILKSMDQLRFIRSEKKAVARQLEQVKDKFKVGLTPITDVHDAQASYDSVLASEIIAENNLDNSFESLREITGIEYKKLSTLNLSHFSAEKLPNSVSSIEKEALEKNLSIITGQMEQTISKREIKLAESGHLPTLSFNAGYDLTKQDYQDNVNESLSDTSNDFTAGINLNVPLYSGGAITSRTKQAQFNFVAKSEALKNTHRDVIKTIRASFNNINASIGTVHAYQQVVISAQSALDANEAGYQVGTRTIVDVLNATQSLYDAESELSSARYDYLLNKVKLKKAVGTLSNEDLSAINSILN, encoded by the coding sequence ATTATGAAAATAAAATCTATCCTACTGTTTTCTTTATTTGGTTTATTAAGCAATAACACTTATGCTCAAAACCTTTCGACTATTTATAACCAAGCTAAAGAAACAAACCCAGAATTACTACAAGCGAAAGCAACAAAACAATCTGCATTTGAAGCTATCAATGAATCAAGAGCTGCTCTATTACCTCAAATTAATCTCGATGCAGGATTTAACTTTATACGAAGTGACCAACAAGGAGGAGATCTAAATACATCAAATCTTGGCGTTACACTTAATCAAAGTATTTATAATCGTGCAAATTGGATAAATTTAGATATTGCCGCACTGAATGCACAAGCTAGCGATACTAATTATGCATCCGCTCAACAAGAATTAATGCTAAATACAGTATCCGCTTATTTTGATATTTTAAAATCAATGGATCAATTACGATTTATTCGTTCAGAGAAAAAAGCGGTTGCTCGTCAACTCGAACAAGTAAAAGATAAATTCAAAGTGGGTTTAACACCGATCACCGATGTTCATGATGCCCAAGCTAGCTATGATAGTGTTTTAGCCAGTGAGATTATCGCTGAAAATAACCTAGATAATAGTTTTGAATCATTACGAGAAATTACAGGTATTGAATACAAAAAATTAAGTACATTAAATCTCAGTCATTTTTCCGCTGAAAAATTACCTAACTCTGTATCAAGTATAGAAAAAGAAGCATTAGAAAAAAATCTATCGATCATTACCGGTCAAATGGAACAGACTATTTCGAAAAGAGAGATTAAATTAGCAGAATCCGGTCATTTACCAACACTAAGTTTTAATGCAGGCTATGATTTAACAAAGCAAGATTATCAAGACAACGTGAATGAATCATTGAGTGATACCAGTAATGACTTCACTGCTGGAATTAACTTAAACGTACCTCTTTATAGTGGTGGTGCAATAACATCTAGAACAAAACAAGCTCAGTTTAATTTTGTCGCTAAAAGTGAAGCATTAAAAAACACACATCGTGATGTCATTAAAACAATTAGAGCATCCTTTAATAATATCAATGCTAGCATCGGAACCGTACATGCTTATCAGCAAGTCGTGATCTCAGCTCAAAGCGCATTAGATGCGAATGAAGCGGGCTATCAGGTCGGTACTCGAACTATTGTCGATGTCTTAAATGCAACACAAAGTCTTTATGATGCAGAAAGTGAACTATCAAGTGCAAGATATGATTATTTACTGAATAAAGTAAAACTTAAAAAAGCAGTAGGTACCTTAAGTAATGAAGATCTTTCAGCGATAAACAGCATATTAAATTAA
- the prmB gene encoding 50S ribosomal protein L3 N(5)-glutamine methyltransferase, whose product MDKIFVDEAVNDLHTVQDMLRWTVSRFNAAGLFYGHGTDNEWDEAIQLILPTLHLPLDFPDSLLNSRLTSSERLRVVERVIRRINDRTPVAYMTNQAWFCGLQFFVDERVLVPRSPIAELINSRFETFLTQEPLRIMDLCTGSGCIAIACADAFPDAEVDAVDISTDALTVAEINIHNHQMDQQVFPLRSDLFRDLPEDKYDLIVTNPPYVDQEDMDSLPDEFRHEPELGLAAGSDGLKLVRRILANAPRYLSAQGILICEVGNSMVHMQEQYPDIPFTWIEFEFGGHGVFMLTKQQLLDCADHFALYID is encoded by the coding sequence TTGGACAAAATTTTTGTCGACGAAGCAGTTAATGATCTTCACACTGTGCAAGATATGCTGCGCTGGACTGTAAGCCGCTTTAATGCCGCAGGTCTATTCTACGGTCATGGTACTGATAATGAGTGGGATGAAGCGATTCAGCTTATCTTGCCAACACTTCATTTACCACTGGATTTTCCAGATAGCTTACTCAATTCTCGTTTAACGAGCAGTGAGCGTTTACGTGTCGTGGAACGTGTCATTCGTCGTATTAATGATCGCACACCTGTTGCCTATATGACAAATCAAGCTTGGTTCTGTGGCTTGCAATTCTTTGTAGATGAGCGTGTGTTAGTACCTCGTTCACCTATTGCTGAATTGATTAACAGCCGTTTTGAGACATTTTTAACCCAAGAGCCACTGCGTATCATGGATCTTTGTACTGGTAGTGGCTGTATTGCGATTGCTTGTGCGGATGCTTTCCCTGATGCAGAAGTTGATGCCGTTGATATTTCAACAGATGCTTTAACCGTTGCTGAGATTAATATTCATAATCACCAGATGGATCAACAAGTCTTCCCGTTACGCTCTGATCTCTTCCGTGATCTACCAGAAGATAAATATGACCTGATTGTAACAAATCCGCCGTATGTTGATCAGGAAGATATGGATTCTCTGCCAGATGAGTTCCGTCACGAGCCTGAATTAGGTTTAGCGGCAGGCAGTGATGGCCTTAAATTGGTACGTCGTATTCTTGCAAATGCGCCACGTTATTTATCAGCTCAAGGTATCTTGATCTGTGAAGTGGGTAACTCAATGGTTCACATGCAAGAACAGTACCCAGATATTCCATTTACTTGGATTGAGTTTGAGTTTGGTGGTCACGGCGTATTTATGCTAACTAAGCAGCAATTATTAGATTGTGCTGACCATTTCGCACTTTATATTGATTAA
- the smrB gene encoding endonuclease SmrB: MTEEELSLFKDAIKGTKKIVNHNITHKPARKISPQRAQQAEVRREQDSEFYFSDQFEPHFNEEGPMRYARDGVSKYEVKRLRRGVYTPEIYLDLHGMTQKEAKREIAALMIECVKEHLHCACVMHGIGKHILKKKTPEWLAQHPDVLAFHQAPLEFGGDGALLVLIDLPEYS, translated from the coding sequence ATTACAGAAGAAGAGCTGTCCCTTTTCAAAGATGCTATCAAAGGAACGAAAAAGATAGTTAATCATAACATAACCCACAAGCCTGCACGTAAAATTTCGCCTCAAAGAGCTCAGCAAGCGGAAGTTAGACGGGAGCAAGACAGTGAATTTTACTTCTCTGATCAGTTTGAACCTCACTTTAATGAAGAGGGACCGATGCGTTATGCTCGCGATGGCGTCTCAAAATATGAAGTAAAACGATTACGACGCGGTGTCTATACCCCTGAAATCTATCTTGATCTTCACGGTATGACGCAAAAAGAGGCAAAAAGAGAGATTGCGGCGTTAATGATTGAATGTGTAAAAGAGCATCTACATTGCGCATGTGTTATGCATGGGATTGGCAAACATATTCTGAAAAAGAAAACACCAGAGTGGTTAGCTCAGCACCCTGATGTTCTTGCTTTTCACCAAGCGCCATTAGAATTTGGCGGTGATGGCGCGCTGTTAGTACTGATTGATCTACCTGAATATAGCTAA
- the sixA gene encoding phosphohistidine phosphatase SixA, translating to MSIMKVFIMRHGEAQAFAASDSQRPLTARGENESAQMAKWLSSHFPDVDAVWVSPYLRAQQTWKAVSQNITALQSVETIEDITPHGHESDVASFIQATAAVKPLKSLLIISHLPLVGYLSAELVPGLMPPMFATSSIVGIDYDIESAAGTLLWHYAPHDLSKS from the coding sequence ATGTCTATAATGAAAGTTTTTATTATGCGTCATGGCGAAGCTCAAGCTTTTGCTGCCAGTGATTCTCAACGCCCATTAACCGCGAGAGGTGAGAATGAGTCAGCTCAAATGGCGAAATGGTTATCTAGCCACTTTCCTGATGTGGATGCAGTTTGGGTAAGCCCTTACTTGCGAGCTCAACAAACTTGGAAAGCAGTAAGCCAAAATATTACCGCGCTTCAGTCGGTCGAGACCATTGAAGATATTACACCTCATGGGCATGAGTCAGATGTTGCCTCTTTTATTCAAGCGACCGCCGCAGTTAAACCACTAAAATCATTGCTTATTATATCTCATTTGCCTTTAGTTGGTTACCTTTCTGCGGAATTAGTTCCTGGATTGATGCCACCGATGTTTGCGACCTCATCGATTGTTGGCATTGATTATGATATTGAGAGCGCAGCAGGCACCTTGTTATGGCACTATGCTCCTCATGACTTATCAAAATCGTAA